From a single Gimesia fumaroli genomic region:
- a CDS encoding Gfo/Idh/MocA family protein, translating to MSQRSTRREFIKQSSALGAAFWVGGQSLLAAEKSPMEKLNFASVGVGGKGSSDSASAAKHGNLIAICDIDDKRLMKAAARYPKAKKFNDYREMLTEMDGKIDAVTVSTPDHSHAPASVMAMKKGKHCFTQKPLTWSVSEARVMRETANEHGVATQMGNQGTAKNGFREAVEVIRSGVLGNVREAHVWTNRPVWGKGVDRPPEGEPVPKHIHWDLFLGPAPYREFSTLYHPFEWRGWLDFGTGALGDMACHTMNMHVMALDLYDPESIVAEQEGMIENETYPKSTKITYQFGERGEGKKLCPLKLTWYDGGNKPPEELLMGEKMKSSGVVLVGDEGNLYTPDDYGAEYVLLPRDKFSDFKKPEQSLPRSPGHFEEFVVACKGGDPAMSNFNYASRLTETTLLGNVAIRAGKKLEWDAKKMEFTNAPEANKFLSRDYRDGWTL from the coding sequence ATGAGTCAACGTTCAACTCGTCGCGAGTTTATTAAGCAATCATCGGCATTAGGCGCAGCCTTCTGGGTGGGTGGTCAAAGCCTGCTGGCAGCAGAGAAATCTCCCATGGAGAAACTGAATTTCGCTTCTGTTGGAGTGGGAGGAAAAGGTTCCAGCGACTCAGCGAGTGCCGCCAAGCATGGTAATCTGATTGCCATTTGTGATATCGACGACAAGCGCCTGATGAAAGCGGCCGCCCGCTATCCCAAAGCGAAAAAATTTAATGATTATCGTGAAATGCTCACGGAAATGGACGGAAAGATTGATGCAGTCACTGTGAGTACTCCCGACCACTCGCATGCGCCCGCCAGTGTAATGGCGATGAAAAAAGGAAAGCACTGTTTTACACAGAAGCCTTTGACCTGGTCTGTGAGTGAAGCACGTGTCATGCGTGAAACAGCAAATGAACATGGTGTCGCTACCCAGATGGGAAATCAGGGAACTGCTAAGAACGGGTTCCGTGAAGCCGTTGAAGTGATCCGTTCCGGAGTTCTGGGTAATGTTCGCGAAGCCCACGTCTGGACGAACCGCCCTGTCTGGGGAAAAGGCGTCGACCGTCCACCTGAAGGCGAGCCAGTACCAAAGCACATCCACTGGGATCTGTTCCTGGGGCCTGCTCCCTATCGTGAATTCAGTACGCTGTATCATCCATTTGAATGGCGTGGCTGGCTCGATTTTGGAACCGGTGCTCTGGGGGACATGGCCTGTCATACGATGAATATGCATGTGATGGCCCTTGATTTGTACGATCCCGAGTCGATCGTTGCAGAACAGGAAGGGATGATCGAAAACGAGACTTATCCCAAATCGACCAAGATTACATATCAGTTCGGCGAACGAGGTGAAGGTAAGAAGCTTTGCCCGCTGAAATTGACCTGGTACGATGGTGGTAATAAGCCACCTGAAGAACTGCTGATGGGCGAAAAGATGAAGTCCAGCGGCGTGGTACTGGTTGGTGATGAGGGGAATCTTTACACCCCCGATGACTACGGTGCAGAATACGTTCTGCTGCCTCGGGACAAATTCAGCGACTTCAAAAAGCCTGAGCAAAGCTTACCTCGCTCACCTGGCCACTTTGAAGAATTCGTGGTTGCCTGCAAAGGCGGCGATCCCGCGATGTCCAACTTCAATTACGCCAGCCGCTTGACGGAAACCACATTGCTCGGTAATGTGGCAATTCGTGCCGGCAAGAAGCTGGAATGGGATGCCAAGAAAATGGAATTCACAAACGCTCCCGAAGCGAATAAGTTTCTGAGCCGTGATTACCGTGATGGCTGGACTCTCTAA
- a CDS encoding N-acyl-D-amino-acid deacylase family protein, producing MNTNDSSSPNPDFDVLIQGGTVIDGTGSPRYRADVGIKGDQVTALGDLQNATGSHTIDAQGKIVCPGFVDVHNHSDSWLLNTPNFISKTSQGFTTEVIMADGISYAPVDRCTAQDWIHYLLSLDGLYPEEYTGWESLEDYMNLIDGKNVQNVMTHIPYANLRAMNCGFSRQRVDDFQMKQICSEVHKGMEAGAVGISTGLDYVAQCFSTTDELVEACQAMAEYDGLYVSHIRYKKTLMPAIKELVEIGKRAGVKVHISHMKGQHPGQAEEALEYIDQIARHEVDISFDVYPYQPGSTMLHFLLPYEVFEDGPLKAVEKLKQPEMQQRFKYGLENYLLDISAIQIAWVLTEKNKHHQGKSLSQYVEESGLPKEEALIDLLIEEQMAVLLVFNMGDDRLVDPVLQHDLYMMGTDGIYMEGGMIHPRQFGSAARLLGPCVRDHKLFSLEDAVYKLSGAAAQRFGLGKRSQLKEGFFADVVVFDPETVQDNATYDNPQQFSSGIEYVLSNGVPIVHNNQPLDINSEKLPGRYVRYQPR from the coding sequence ATGAACACCAACGATTCTTCCTCCCCCAATCCTGATTTTGATGTCCTGATTCAAGGCGGTACTGTCATCGATGGCACCGGCTCTCCCCGATATCGTGCAGACGTCGGCATTAAAGGGGATCAAGTCACAGCTTTGGGAGACCTGCAGAATGCGACCGGATCGCACACGATCGATGCTCAGGGGAAAATTGTCTGTCCCGGCTTTGTCGATGTACACAACCACTCTGACAGCTGGCTGCTGAATACCCCCAACTTTATTTCGAAAACATCACAGGGCTTCACCACCGAAGTCATCATGGCAGACGGAATCTCCTACGCCCCCGTCGATCGCTGCACGGCGCAAGACTGGATCCACTACCTGTTGTCACTGGACGGACTTTATCCGGAAGAATATACGGGCTGGGAATCTCTGGAAGACTATATGAATCTCATCGACGGCAAGAATGTGCAGAATGTCATGACACACATTCCCTACGCCAATCTGCGGGCGATGAACTGCGGCTTCAGCCGCCAGCGCGTCGATGATTTTCAGATGAAACAGATCTGTAGTGAAGTCCATAAGGGAATGGAAGCAGGAGCAGTGGGGATTTCCACCGGCCTCGATTATGTCGCGCAATGTTTTTCCACAACCGATGAACTCGTCGAAGCCTGCCAGGCAATGGCCGAATATGACGGACTGTATGTTTCCCACATTCGCTATAAAAAAACCTTAATGCCCGCGATTAAGGAGCTGGTCGAAATCGGGAAACGGGCAGGGGTCAAAGTGCACATTTCACACATGAAAGGCCAGCACCCGGGTCAGGCGGAGGAAGCACTCGAATATATCGATCAGATTGCCCGCCACGAAGTCGATATCTCGTTCGATGTCTATCCCTACCAGCCTGGTTCAACCATGCTGCACTTTTTGTTACCTTACGAAGTGTTTGAAGATGGGCCTCTGAAAGCAGTCGAAAAATTAAAACAGCCGGAAATGCAGCAACGTTTCAAATATGGGCTGGAAAACTATCTGCTTGATATCTCGGCAATTCAGATCGCCTGGGTTCTGACGGAGAAAAACAAGCATCACCAAGGCAAGTCACTGAGCCAGTATGTCGAAGAGAGCGGCCTCCCCAAAGAAGAAGCCTTAATCGATCTGCTCATCGAAGAACAGATGGCCGTGCTGCTCGTATTCAATATGGGAGACGACCGTCTGGTTGACCCCGTGCTGCAACACGACTTGTATATGATGGGCACCGATGGCATATATATGGAGGGGGGCATGATTCACCCCCGACAGTTCGGTTCGGCGGCACGACTGCTTGGCCCCTGTGTCAGAGACCACAAACTCTTCTCACTGGAAGATGCTGTCTATAAGCTTTCCGGCGCAGCTGCCCAGCGATTCGGACTTGGTAAACGCAGCCAGTTGAAGGAAGGGTTTTTCGCCGACGTTGTCGTGTTTGATCCAGAGACCGTACAAGACAACGCTACCTACGACAATCCACAACAGTTCTCGAGCGGAATCGAATACGTTCTGTCCAACGGCGTCCCAATCGTGCACAATAATCAGCCACTCGATATCAATTCGGAAAAACTCCCCGGCCGCTACGTCCGTTATCAACCCAGATAA
- a CDS encoding prenyltransferase/squalene oxidase repeat-containing protein, with protein sequence MRYRHFKNTLLVLVAMFSTVMFTVVAQAQTDEEVTDSRLKGVEFLKSQQQEDGSWEYEGHPVGITALCTMALLENGIPVNDPVIQKGREFVLKESDKLKSTYDLALAILLLSRVGDREDKVQIRRFAARLIAGQTTTGGWTYSCPLASASSLNNPRARPKLGTSPGDNSCTQFAVLGLWTASRSNINIENSMIGVARRFVETQNEDGGWSYKLPTEEMKEPSKNSMTLAGLFCLTVARAAKIRALQEEQEKDGESRATEQKEGETLVSDPIFAKGLEMAGKYASGISTSSARYFLWSTERVGVLLGLEQLGDTDWFSKGASALIKTQKEDGSWENSRGKLADTSFAILFLRKANLGSDISRMLNGEPQKKFQIYTQAKKPTFEKLEDAVAAAKAGDLIRVNGDGPFRIPHIEIDKDLSIEAGFGYSPVFVYARGRNKLGLRARPERDPNVRHILRVSKGTLALEGIAFEFDPPEVGKDVPWAAIVVNGGDLKMLNCTISEQNDKGMAAVQFLKPTDSSITNSFFVGGRAAIEIEGTGKQTVLVDGSVLFSRTIFSVLKSSGSTAGGDINLDISHCTIQGKDVFDFERFVKNIHIKSDHTAYKVENLGLSMLSLKSSKENRSFEGDGNVYDVDEWLGMSGKADPSVKDVKSWSRFWGNTDDNSLEETIAFVQRRPNTSFNHRYKPEDWELSEDSKVAARQYDLGAKSFNVGAGLGFSRFRSSILYNEWKQKQVAEAK encoded by the coding sequence ATGCGCTATCGCCATTTTAAAAATACCTTACTCGTACTTGTTGCTATGTTTTCAACGGTCATGTTTACCGTTGTGGCACAGGCTCAGACGGATGAGGAAGTGACAGACTCTCGTTTGAAGGGGGTTGAATTTCTGAAATCCCAACAGCAAGAGGATGGGAGTTGGGAATACGAGGGACACCCTGTAGGGATTACGGCACTCTGCACAATGGCACTGCTCGAAAACGGCATTCCAGTGAATGACCCCGTGATTCAGAAGGGCCGCGAGTTTGTTCTGAAAGAGTCGGACAAATTGAAGTCGACTTACGATCTGGCACTGGCGATCTTATTACTTTCGCGTGTGGGAGACCGGGAAGACAAAGTTCAGATTCGCAGGTTCGCCGCACGGTTGATTGCCGGGCAGACGACGACCGGAGGTTGGACTTACAGTTGTCCCCTGGCCTCTGCCAGTTCCTTGAATAATCCGAGAGCACGTCCCAAATTAGGGACTTCACCAGGCGATAACAGTTGCACACAATTTGCCGTGCTCGGCTTATGGACTGCTTCCCGCTCGAATATCAATATCGAAAATTCGATGATTGGTGTGGCCCGACGATTTGTTGAAACACAGAATGAAGATGGTGGCTGGTCTTATAAGTTACCCACAGAAGAGATGAAAGAACCGTCTAAGAATTCTATGACCTTGGCGGGTTTGTTTTGTCTGACGGTTGCTCGTGCAGCCAAAATTCGGGCACTACAGGAAGAACAGGAGAAGGACGGAGAATCCAGAGCGACAGAGCAGAAAGAGGGTGAGACATTAGTGTCCGATCCGATTTTTGCCAAAGGCCTTGAAATGGCGGGAAAATACGCGTCCGGAATCAGCACTTCTTCAGCACGCTATTTCCTCTGGTCAACGGAACGCGTGGGGGTTTTGCTGGGACTCGAACAACTGGGTGACACTGACTGGTTTTCAAAAGGTGCCAGCGCGCTGATCAAAACTCAGAAAGAAGATGGGAGCTGGGAAAATTCCAGGGGAAAACTGGCTGATACTTCGTTTGCGATTCTGTTCCTGCGGAAAGCGAATCTCGGAAGTGATATTTCACGGATGTTGAATGGAGAGCCACAAAAGAAGTTTCAAATTTATACTCAGGCAAAGAAACCGACATTTGAGAAACTGGAAGACGCTGTAGCGGCAGCGAAAGCCGGTGACTTGATTCGCGTCAACGGCGATGGTCCTTTCCGGATTCCCCATATTGAAATTGATAAAGACTTGAGTATCGAAGCAGGCTTTGGTTATTCCCCGGTTTTTGTATACGCCAGAGGACGGAATAAGCTGGGATTGCGGGCACGCCCGGAACGAGATCCAAATGTGCGGCACATCTTGCGGGTTTCAAAAGGAACGCTGGCACTGGAAGGCATCGCATTTGAATTTGACCCGCCTGAAGTAGGGAAAGATGTTCCCTGGGCGGCAATCGTTGTGAATGGCGGAGATCTGAAAATGCTGAACTGCACCATTTCAGAACAAAACGACAAAGGAATGGCTGCTGTTCAATTTTTGAAACCGACTGATTCTTCGATTACGAACAGCTTTTTCGTAGGTGGACGGGCTGCGATTGAAATCGAAGGAACCGGGAAACAGACTGTGCTGGTCGATGGTTCCGTATTGTTTTCGCGAACAATATTTTCTGTTCTTAAGAGTTCCGGCTCAACAGCTGGTGGCGACATCAATCTAGACATTTCGCACTGTACGATTCAAGGGAAAGATGTCTTTGACTTCGAACGCTTTGTCAAAAACATTCATATTAAGAGTGATCACACTGCCTATAAAGTTGAGAACCTGGGATTGTCGATGTTGTCTTTAAAGTCGTCTAAAGAAAATCGATCCTTCGAAGGCGATGGAAATGTTTATGATGTCGATGAATGGCTGGGAATGAGCGGTAAAGCCGATCCCAGTGTGAAAGATGTCAAGAGCTGGAGTCGCTTCTGGGGCAATACGGATGACAACTCTTTAGAAGAAACCATCGCGTTTGTGCAGCGTCGACCCAATACTTCCTTTAATCATCGATACAAGCCTGAGGACTGGGAATTGTCTGAAGATTCGAAGGTTGCAGCCCGACAGTATGACCTGGGAGCCAAGTCATTCAATGTCGGAGCTGGCCTGGGCTTCAGCCGTTTTCGCAGCAGTATTCTGTATAACGAATGGAAGCAGAAACAGGTGGCTGAAGCCAAGTAA
- a CDS encoding HD domain-containing protein, whose product MNASKLRRQIIFEAARLMYSRQETEYYRAKMKAARKVCQGWVKPADLPSNREIRDEIQRFACTFEGDTRTENLLSMRLQALRFLRMFAPFHPKLIGSTLTGHIRKGSDIDIHVFSHSCEAVTARLDEEGIPYRVEHKTVKKHGEERIFTHIHVQDEYPVELTVYSTEKSSYGFKCSITGKRIERATLPEFEQILQKEYPGIDLDQRLAELEQSLDRFQIFRLLLLPLAGVKQSRKYHPEGDALYHSLQVYDLACDELPYDEEFQLAALLHDVGKAIDAKNHVEAGLQALEGLITERTAWLIRHHMDAHAIRDGTIGARARRRLMANENYEDLLLLEECDHAGREPGVEVPDVDDALEAVRELARLCD is encoded by the coding sequence ATGAACGCCAGTAAATTGCGCCGCCAGATTATCTTTGAGGCGGCACGACTGATGTATTCCCGGCAAGAGACCGAATATTATCGAGCTAAAATGAAGGCAGCCCGCAAAGTCTGCCAGGGGTGGGTGAAGCCGGCCGACCTGCCTAGTAATCGCGAAATTCGAGACGAAATCCAGCGATTCGCCTGCACTTTCGAAGGGGACACGCGTACTGAGAATCTGCTTTCCATGCGCTTGCAGGCACTCCGCTTTTTACGGATGTTTGCTCCCTTTCATCCCAAATTGATAGGCAGTACCCTGACCGGTCATATTCGCAAAGGCTCCGATATTGACATTCACGTCTTCTCACATAGTTGTGAAGCGGTGACCGCGCGACTGGACGAAGAAGGGATTCCTTATCGTGTCGAACATAAGACCGTGAAAAAACATGGTGAAGAACGTATTTTTACCCATATCCATGTACAAGATGAGTACCCTGTTGAATTGACCGTTTATTCTACGGAGAAATCGAGTTATGGATTTAAATGTTCGATTACTGGTAAACGAATTGAACGGGCAACACTGCCGGAATTCGAACAGATTCTGCAGAAAGAATATCCGGGTATCGATCTGGATCAGCGACTGGCAGAGTTAGAGCAGAGTCTGGATCGATTTCAGATTTTTCGCCTGTTGCTGTTACCATTGGCGGGGGTTAAGCAGTCACGAAAGTATCATCCTGAAGGCGATGCCTTGTATCACAGCCTGCAGGTGTATGATCTGGCCTGTGATGAGCTGCCTTACGATGAAGAATTTCAACTGGCGGCTCTACTGCATGATGTCGGAAAAGCCATTGATGCCAAGAATCATGTCGAAGCAGGCTTGCAGGCATTGGAAGGTTTGATTACAGAGAGAACAGCCTGGCTGATTCGGCATCATATGGACGCCCATGCCATCAGAGATGGAACGATCGGGGCACGTGCCCGGCGGCGACTGATGGCAAATGAAAACTATGAAGACCTGTTGCTGCTGGAAGAATGTGATCATGCTGGTCGGGAGCCCGGCGTTGAAGTACCTGACGTTGATGATGCTTTGGAAGCCGTTCGTGAGTTGGCCCGGCTTTGTGACTAA
- a CDS encoding response regulator, whose translation MPKRVLSVGQCMPDANAIARFLTSHFDVAVEESDIEIDTMEKLKQQSYDLVMINRKLDADYSDGIELIQKIKKSSDVKPCRLMLVSNYPEYQEQAVQVGAEYGIGKNEYRNPETVTRLASYLG comes from the coding sequence ATGCCAAAGCGTGTACTGAGTGTGGGGCAATGTATGCCGGATGCAAATGCGATTGCTCGTTTTCTGACGAGTCATTTTGATGTGGCGGTTGAAGAGTCCGATATTGAAATAGATACAATGGAAAAATTGAAACAACAGTCTTATGACCTGGTGATGATCAATCGGAAACTGGATGCTGACTACAGTGATGGAATTGAACTGATTCAAAAGATCAAGAAATCGTCTGATGTGAAACCGTGCCGCTTGATGCTCGTTTCCAATTATCCTGAGTATCAGGAACAGGCGGTTCAAGTGGGAGCAGAATACGGCATCGGAAAAAATGAATATCGGAATCCGGAGACCGTGACGCGATTAGCGTCTTATCTGGGTTGA
- a CDS encoding DUF1559 domain-containing protein: MLFKHRRRNGFTLIELLVVIAIIAILIALLLPAVQQAREAARRSSCKNNIKQIGIAMHNYHDVHNTLPPGYLDDDPTANVTNHNLLGWGTFILPYIEQSALYNSIAEVGALDNNWTTISEMTTASATVPTPYSKVVLKAYICPSDPMGGINSDVGNYGKSNYTGVAGNTYRSSGSTRPTGSFYDNSNVRFRDYRDGLSNTIIIGERGTEGTKNGTIWIGNYSDGAYYTQNAITSASAYYGINGTAGSWNFTSSHTGGCHFLMGDGAVRFLSENIDLTTYRDLGYIADGNVVELP, encoded by the coding sequence GTGCTGTTTAAACATCGAAGAAGAAACGGATTTACTCTGATCGAACTACTGGTCGTCATCGCCATCATTGCGATTCTGATCGCGCTCCTGCTGCCTGCAGTGCAACAGGCCAGAGAAGCCGCCCGCCGCAGTTCCTGTAAAAACAACATCAAACAGATCGGCATTGCCATGCACAACTACCACGATGTACATAACACGCTGCCTCCCGGTTACCTGGACGACGACCCGACCGCCAATGTCACAAACCACAATCTGCTCGGTTGGGGAACATTCATTCTGCCCTACATCGAGCAAAGTGCCCTCTATAATTCGATTGCCGAAGTCGGCGCGCTGGATAACAACTGGACCACCATCAGCGAGATGACCACCGCCAGTGCAACCGTGCCCACTCCCTATTCGAAAGTCGTTCTGAAAGCCTACATCTGCCCCTCCGATCCAATGGGCGGCATCAACTCGGACGTTGGCAATTATGGAAAATCCAATTACACCGGTGTCGCGGGAAATACATACAGAAGTTCCGGCTCCACCAGACCAACCGGTTCATTTTATGATAACTCCAATGTTCGATTCCGCGATTACCGCGACGGGCTCAGCAATACGATCATCATCGGCGAGCGGGGAACCGAAGGCACAAAAAACGGTACGATCTGGATTGGCAACTATTCCGATGGTGCTTATTACACACAAAACGCGATCACCTCTGCGTCAGCTTATTATGGAATCAACGGAACTGCCGGCTCCTGGAACTTCACCAGTTCACACACCGGAGGCTGCCACTTCCTGATGGGTGATGGTGCCGTCCGCTTCCTCAGTGAAAACATTGATCTCACAACCTATCGCGATCTGGGATACATCGCAGATGGTAATGTCGTAGAACTACCATAA
- a CDS encoding cytochrome c maturation protein CcmE, with translation MTIKVSCGMCGKNYKAPDKAAGKRLRCKECGESIKIPEPEVEYGDDDDGFSNLLADAVELESKSKTIRRPVRKPMVKAEKYQGDEDGPVTRKKENNYTKDLMETFLFPLDPANMFTFVMIWVLLCMRDLILPYGGRLGFMGYIIILGWYSNYRFSVIYEATSGRKELPELAPEEGYVIPMLKWAGTWLLVHLPAFLYMGVVIYLLFSNLGDEAVPFLTPEEIVEAMPFFHLGVFVFLYCLGLFFWPILALCVAVGGFETVFRIDLMLLTIWRSKVAYFFTAGGMFLTSVVYTFTAIVALQLGFFGIIIMMAIVLYMEIVALRMIGLYYHHFKKRFAWHWG, from the coding sequence ATGACGATTAAAGTAAGCTGCGGGATGTGCGGAAAGAACTATAAAGCCCCTGATAAAGCGGCAGGCAAGCGGCTGCGCTGCAAGGAGTGTGGAGAAAGTATCAAAATCCCTGAGCCGGAAGTTGAATATGGTGATGACGACGACGGCTTCTCCAACCTGCTTGCTGATGCGGTCGAACTGGAATCCAAATCGAAAACCATTCGTCGGCCCGTTCGCAAGCCAATGGTCAAAGCGGAAAAATATCAGGGCGACGAAGATGGCCCCGTGACGCGTAAAAAGGAAAATAACTACACGAAAGATCTGATGGAGACGTTTCTGTTTCCGCTGGATCCCGCCAACATGTTTACATTTGTGATGATTTGGGTTCTGCTCTGTATGCGTGATCTGATTCTCCCCTACGGAGGACGCCTCGGATTTATGGGCTACATCATCATCCTGGGGTGGTATAGCAATTATCGTTTCAGCGTCATTTATGAAGCGACCTCGGGGCGAAAAGAGCTGCCTGAACTGGCTCCCGAAGAAGGCTACGTGATCCCCATGCTGAAATGGGCCGGCACCTGGCTGCTCGTGCATCTGCCTGCATTTCTCTATATGGGCGTCGTGATCTATTTATTATTCAGTAATCTGGGTGACGAGGCGGTGCCCTTTCTGACTCCGGAAGAAATTGTAGAAGCGATGCCCTTCTTTCACTTGGGGGTCTTCGTGTTTCTCTATTGTCTCGGCCTGTTTTTCTGGCCGATTCTCGCATTATGCGTGGCGGTGGGAGGCTTCGAGACCGTTTTCCGAATCGACTTGATGCTGCTGACGATCTGGCGCTCCAAAGTTGCCTATTTCTTTACAGCGGGCGGAATGTTTTTGACATCCGTCGTCTATACCTTTACTGCCATCGTGGCACTTCAATTGGGATTTTTCGGGATCATTATTATGATGGCGATCGTGCTTTACATGGAAATTGTGGCGCTGCGCATGATCGGTCTGTACTACCACCATTTCAAAAAGCGTTTTGCCTGGCACTGGGGTTAG
- a CDS encoding M20 family metallopeptidase, translating to MDALNYTKELVAFESTSNLSNLAVSDYVEAALKSLGFEIERLEYDDTKGVRKANIIGRRGQGQGGMAYFAHTDVVPADPWFTDEFGPFTPTLKDDKLYGRGSCDMKGSIACMLAAAKQYVDRDLKHPLYITCTADEEVGYHGARNVAEKSSMYREMVDGEAHGIIGEPTMLNVVYAHKGTYGFQAISHGRAAHSSLSTGINANLAMIPFLVEMKKLYEECMTDPRWQNAEFDPPTNGWNIGINDRTNAVNITPPQSICTVYFRPMPGQDPEELVSRAREAAEKCGIEFQFKCGGQPVYTEPGSPFVKEVLQIAGKEQARTVSYGTDGSQFTEMKNIVVFGPGDIGQAHTHDEFIELEQLEQGTEKFSQLIENWCC from the coding sequence ATGGATGCACTTAATTATACGAAGGAACTTGTGGCGTTTGAGTCTACCAGTAACCTTTCCAATCTGGCAGTCAGCGATTATGTCGAAGCGGCTCTGAAGAGCCTGGGATTCGAAATCGAACGACTGGAATACGACGATACCAAAGGTGTTCGCAAAGCGAACATCATCGGACGCCGCGGACAAGGTCAGGGGGGCATGGCCTATTTCGCACACACCGATGTCGTGCCCGCTGATCCCTGGTTCACAGACGAATTCGGTCCTTTCACCCCCACGCTGAAAGACGACAAGCTTTATGGCCGCGGCAGTTGTGATATGAAAGGTTCGATCGCCTGCATGCTGGCAGCAGCCAAACAGTATGTCGATCGCGACTTGAAGCACCCGCTCTATATTACCTGTACCGCTGATGAAGAAGTCGGCTATCACGGTGCCCGGAACGTCGCTGAAAAGTCGAGTATGTACCGAGAAATGGTAGACGGCGAAGCCCATGGCATCATCGGCGAGCCGACCATGCTGAACGTGGTCTACGCGCACAAAGGCACCTACGGCTTCCAGGCCATCTCACACGGTCGGGCCGCCCATTCCAGCTTGAGTACCGGTATCAATGCGAACCTCGCCATGATTCCGTTCCTCGTTGAAATGAAAAAACTGTACGAGGAATGCATGACCGATCCCCGCTGGCAGAATGCCGAATTTGATCCTCCCACCAATGGCTGGAACATCGGCATCAATGACCGGACCAATGCCGTCAACATTACGCCACCTCAAAGTATTTGCACCGTCTACTTCCGCCCCATGCCGGGACAAGATCCCGAAGAACTGGTCTCACGCGCCCGCGAAGCGGCTGAAAAGTGCGGTATTGAATTCCAGTTCAAGTGCGGTGGCCAGCCGGTCTATACCGAACCGGGTTCCCCCTTTGTCAAAGAAGTGCTGCAGATTGCCGGTAAAGAACAGGCCAGAACGGTTTCTTATGGGACGGACGGAAGTCAGTTCACAGAGATGAAAAATATCGTGGTATTCGGCCCCGGTGATATCGGACAGGCGCATACGCATGATGAATTCATCGAACTCGAACAACTGGAGCAGGGGACTGAAAAGTTTTCTCAGTTGATTGAAAACTGGTGCTGCTAA
- a CDS encoding dienelactone hydrolase family protein, giving the protein MPPADFQKKLLQGLGGEWPEPPALNVKHRETIQKDGYRIESLTYEAEPGDAIPAMLLIPDMVSPAHPAPAVAVWHQHAGQYHLGKSEPAGLAGNPMHHTGAALAKEGFVVLCPDALCFEERQDPTEKLKAGKFERFEFLRYVVAGKCMAWKNILDMKRAIDFLQSRPEVFDENIGCYGHSMGSTHTWLVGPWEPRIKCLIGNCCLPTYKGIHREHMLHCFPNFIPGIYEYGDTPDIAALIAPRPLHMNFGELDGGSPIDEVRNGVKIIANNYAAKHAEKNFTYYIEEGSGHVLSPVMWDKTLSHFQRHLKPQQS; this is encoded by the coding sequence ATGCCTCCCGCCGATTTTCAAAAGAAGCTGCTACAAGGTTTAGGTGGTGAATGGCCTGAGCCGCCGGCGCTGAATGTCAAACACCGTGAGACGATTCAAAAAGACGGTTACCGGATTGAATCGCTGACTTACGAAGCTGAGCCCGGCGATGCGATTCCGGCCATGCTGCTGATTCCCGATATGGTTTCGCCCGCGCATCCTGCTCCGGCGGTCGCGGTCTGGCATCAGCATGCCGGTCAGTATCATCTGGGCAAAAGCGAACCGGCGGGGCTGGCAGGCAACCCGATGCATCACACGGGCGCTGCTCTCGCCAAAGAAGGATTTGTCGTGCTCTGTCCCGATGCACTCTGTTTTGAAGAGCGCCAGGATCCGACCGAAAAATTGAAAGCCGGAAAATTTGAGCGGTTTGAGTTTCTGCGGTATGTCGTCGCGGGCAAATGTATGGCCTGGAAAAATATCCTGGACATGAAACGGGCCATCGATTTTCTGCAAAGCCGCCCCGAAGTCTTCGACGAGAACATCGGCTGCTATGGTCATTCGATGGGTTCCACGCACACCTGGCTGGTCGGCCCGTGGGAACCACGCATCAAATGCCTGATCGGAAACTGCTGTCTGCCGACTTACAAAGGCATTCATCGCGAACACATGCTGCACTGTTTTCCCAATTTTATTCCGGGAATTTATGAATACGGGGACACTCCCGACATCGCCGCTTTGATTGCACCGCGACCGCTGCATATGAATTTCGGGGAACTGGATGGAGGCAGCCCGATCGACGAAGTGCGGAATGGTGTCAAAATAATTGCAAACAACTACGCCGCCAAGCATGCAGAAAAGAATTTCACTTATTATATTGAAGAGGGATCAGGGCATGTCCTCTCTCCCGTCATGTGGGACAAAACCTTATCCCACTTCCAGCGCCATTTAAAGCCTCAACAATCATAA